A window of Rhodospirillaceae bacterium contains these coding sequences:
- a CDS encoding NADH:ubiquinone oxidoreductase complex i intermediate-associated protein 30, which yields MNPLELRPDWEFVADTVMGGVSVGQVTSGIIYKRHAARLTGKVSLDNNGGFVQMAFDINDDGTDFDASAYVGIEIDVYGNDEVYDVRLRTSVLARPWQSYRASFTAKPKWSTIQLTLEQFVPHKTETPFDARCLRRIGILGIGRQFDADIAVSGIRLLNV from the coding sequence ATGAACCCACTCGAATTACGGCCCGATTGGGAGTTCGTTGCAGACACAGTAATGGGGGGTGTCTCAGTCGGGCAGGTTACCTCTGGAATCATCTATAAACGTCACGCTGCTCGACTTACAGGCAAAGTCTCATTGGATAACAATGGCGGTTTCGTTCAGATGGCTTTTGACATCAATGATGATGGCACAGATTTTGATGCGTCCGCATACGTAGGCATCGAGATTGATGTCTATGGGAACGATGAGGTTTATGACGTTCGGCTACGGACGTCGGTTCTAGCTAGGCCATGGCAATCATACCGCGCTTCATTCACAGCGAAACCGAAGTGGTCCACCATCCAGCTTACGCTTGAGCAGTTCGTTCCTCACAAGACTGAAACGCCATTTGATGCGCGATGTCTTCGACGGATTGGCATATTGGGAATTGGCCGTCAGTTCGACGCAGATATTGCGGTGTCGGGCATCAGGCTTTTAAACGTTTAG
- a CDS encoding formylglycine-generating enzyme family protein produces the protein MNVFGSSLKCIRSFAIGLISLFCSVQVGALAAGDMQRVVGFEIDRTEVSVGYYRGFVEATGYTTAAERAGGGLVYEAGWQKKLGWTWKAPFGTPAQDNEPAVHVTFDDASAYCEWADKRLPTDEEWSQAAYTEYRVSPPAPFQADTTYPYPTGSEPTGANCLRDCGDNPSIDYSDRLNRGIGHAPVGVTSAGVNGLYDMGANVWEWTENGSKTDKGTRGGSWWYGAYRMRSDDYATKPRDMAVVYIGFRCVRDVGVKQ, from the coding sequence ATGAATGTTTTTGGATCAAGCCTTAAGTGTATTCGGTCGTTCGCAATTGGCCTTATCAGTCTCTTTTGCTCCGTCCAAGTAGGTGCATTAGCGGCAGGGGACATGCAGCGGGTCGTGGGCTTTGAAATCGATAGAACCGAGGTTTCTGTCGGATATTATCGGGGGTTTGTTGAGGCGACTGGCTATACCACTGCAGCAGAACGCGCCGGCGGTGGGTTGGTTTACGAGGCAGGTTGGCAAAAGAAACTAGGTTGGACTTGGAAAGCACCATTCGGGACACCGGCCCAAGACAATGAGCCTGCCGTTCACGTGACATTTGATGATGCCTCCGCTTACTGCGAGTGGGCAGACAAACGTCTCCCAACTGACGAAGAATGGTCGCAAGCCGCGTATACGGAATACCGTGTTTCTCCTCCGGCGCCGTTTCAAGCGGACACGACCTACCCTTATCCTACCGGGAGCGAACCGACAGGTGCAAATTGTCTAAGAGATTGCGGTGACAATCCGTCGATTGACTATAGCGATCGATTGAACCGGGGAATCGGACATGCTCCCGTCGGTGTAACGTCTGCTGGCGTCAATGGGCTGTACGATATGGGAGCTAATGTTTGGGAATGGACTGAGAACGGATCAAAGACCGATAAAGGCACCCGCGGCGGTTCATGGTGGTATGGAGCTTACCGCATGCGATCCGATGATTACGCCACGAAACCTCGCGATATGGCGGTCGTCTATATCGGCTTTCGATGCGTTCGCGACGTTGGGGTGAAACAATGA
- a CDS encoding DUF393 domain-containing protein gives MANIKPALDHRDRDIANLKVFYDGSCPICAREMGYYQKIAPSEQIQWVDVSSCTESVLPGGLTREAALARFHVELAEGRVVDGARAFTELWTAIPRLRLLGLTLRRPPLVWGLELGYTVFLNVRPKLQQRFSGFPCLKSTQ, from the coding sequence ATGGCAAACATAAAACCAGCGCTCGATCATCGTGATCGAGACATCGCAAACCTCAAGGTTTTCTACGACGGTTCGTGCCCCATTTGTGCCCGAGAAATGGGCTACTATCAAAAGATCGCGCCATCCGAACAGATCCAGTGGGTCGATGTCTCCTCTTGCACGGAGAGTGTGCTACCAGGCGGCTTGACGCGGGAAGCGGCTTTGGCGCGATTTCATGTCGAGTTGGCGGAGGGGCGGGTCGTTGACGGTGCACGAGCATTCACCGAGTTGTGGACGGCGATCCCGAGGTTGAGGCTGCTAGGGTTAACTCTACGTCGCCCTCCTCTCGTTTGGGGACTAGAGTTGGGGTATACCGTATTTCTCAATGTGCGCCCGAAACTACAACAGCGCTTTTCCGGCTTCCCTTGCCTCAAGTCGACGCAATGA
- a CDS encoding glutathione peroxidase yields the protein MTAHTFSFISIEGEPLPLSKYAGKSVLIVNTASFCGFTSQYAGLQKLWERYRGEGFVLLGVPSNDFGGQEPGTEVEIKTFCEINFDIDFPLTEKVHVKGANAHPFYRWAGEQLGVMAKPRWNFHKYLIAPDGQLVDWFSTATAPMSKRITGVVGSSLPQNQ from the coding sequence GTGACAGCTCACACTTTTTCCTTCATTTCGATTGAAGGGGAACCTTTGCCTCTATCGAAGTATGCCGGAAAGTCGGTGCTGATTGTGAATACTGCGTCTTTTTGCGGTTTCACCAGCCAGTATGCTGGTCTGCAAAAGCTTTGGGAACGCTATCGGGGGGAAGGTTTCGTCCTGCTCGGCGTGCCGTCAAATGACTTCGGCGGTCAGGAGCCTGGGACAGAAGTTGAAATCAAAACTTTTTGCGAAATCAATTTCGACATCGACTTTCCCTTGACGGAAAAGGTCCACGTCAAGGGCGCCAACGCGCATCCCTTTTACCGATGGGCGGGAGAACAGCTTGGCGTAATGGCCAAGCCTCGTTGGAACTTCCACAAATACTTGATTGCGCCAGACGGCCAGTTGGTCGATTGGTTTTCAACAGCAACGGCCCCAATGTCGAAGCGTATCACCGGAGTCGTTGGATCATCAT